A portion of the Mesobacillus sp. AQ2 genome contains these proteins:
- a CDS encoding DUF2515 family protein — translation MPFLLKSFSDVKKELKKKSKKKAFGHLPDLSEKDKGWIYFIKEQTRQLNRNNVTRTQAYFDFYLQHPEIHWAFLGHMVSRNVGWNMTDLKGELLTKLLSDKDQKDFFSFLERGSWLIFQDVYPQFLIYDLSVRGRKEMFHLLRYFHVSTFMETMWRYFWNSGDQAALAFAMVINEQSYLEKRLIQNQHYKKIVTGTVSFKMYDFLNFNNIIFPCCAGNKKVKASLNGGTLRYFTSLHERILFGKKLYSLLFQQERILARVLKWAHEHPHTGSRKDYWPHLFNDINESFPRSLYKRRVKNCELRKGAERLYSPPLKYAWPDTPHEEAESGDWFEDWHVLDYFHKEVSVDGEILTNYCKTIEKIELAVMAKEAILLREE, via the coding sequence ATGCCGTTCTTGCTTAAATCTTTCTCAGATGTAAAAAAAGAATTAAAGAAAAAGTCGAAAAAGAAAGCTTTCGGTCATCTGCCTGATTTATCAGAAAAAGATAAAGGATGGATTTATTTTATAAAAGAGCAGACGAGACAACTCAATCGAAACAATGTAACACGGACGCAGGCGTATTTTGATTTTTATCTTCAGCACCCTGAAATACATTGGGCATTTCTCGGACATATGGTATCGCGAAACGTCGGATGGAACATGACGGATTTAAAAGGGGAGTTGCTGACAAAGCTTTTATCTGATAAGGATCAGAAAGACTTTTTTTCCTTTTTGGAGCGCGGCAGCTGGTTGATATTTCAAGATGTGTATCCTCAATTTTTGATCTATGACCTGAGTGTGAGAGGCAGAAAGGAAATGTTCCATCTTTTACGTTATTTTCATGTTTCCACCTTCATGGAAACGATGTGGCGTTACTTTTGGAACAGTGGTGATCAAGCTGCATTGGCGTTTGCGATGGTGATCAATGAACAAAGCTATCTGGAAAAAAGATTGATCCAAAACCAGCATTATAAAAAAATCGTAACAGGTACGGTCAGCTTTAAAATGTACGATTTTTTGAATTTCAACAATATCATTTTTCCCTGTTGTGCCGGGAACAAAAAGGTGAAAGCTTCACTTAATGGCGGCACGTTGCGCTACTTCACTTCGCTCCACGAGAGAATTTTATTCGGAAAAAAGTTGTATTCGCTTCTTTTTCAGCAAGAAAGAATTCTGGCTCGGGTCTTGAAATGGGCCCATGAACACCCTCACACGGGCTCAAGAAAAGATTATTGGCCACATTTGTTTAATGATATCAATGAATCTTTTCCCCGTTCCCTTTATAAGCGACGGGTCAAGAATTGCGAGTTGAGAAAGGGGGCAGAGCGGCTATACAGCCCGCCCTTGAAATACGCCTGGCCGGATACCCCTCATGAAGAGGCAGAGAGCGGGGATTGGTTTGAGGATTGGCATGTACTCGATTATTTTCATAAGGAAGTCAGTGTGGATGGAGAGATTTTAACTAATTATTGCAAAACCATTGAAAAAATTGAACTTGCAGTCATGGCGAAGGAAGCCATTCTATTGCGAGAAGAATAA
- a CDS encoding ABC transporter substrate-binding protein — translation MKKLNAFLFALLLTIGALAGCGNAEQSNAGKTNKTETVQQEEAKFPVSIKDGTGQEVTIESKPEKIVSLIPSNTEIAYGLGLDDQIIGVSDFDNFPEEVAEKEKIGGMEFNVEKIISLKPDLVLAHASGAHTSGAGLQQLKDAGITVLVVNDATTFDAVYESISMIGTALGEQEKADTLIADMKKKIEEIKTQAKEIKEEDRKSVFVEVSPTPEIYAAGKKTFIDEMLQIINADNTVKEEGWPKLDPEAIIKSNPDVIITTHGYYTNEPVKNVISRKGWDKITAVKENRVVDVHSDKVTRTGPRLTEGVEELAKAVYPDVFK, via the coding sequence ATGAAGAAATTGAATGCATTTTTATTCGCACTATTATTAACAATTGGCGCATTGGCAGGGTGTGGTAATGCTGAGCAGTCCAACGCGGGAAAGACAAATAAAACTGAAACGGTTCAACAGGAAGAAGCAAAGTTCCCAGTGAGCATAAAGGATGGAACTGGACAAGAAGTCACAATCGAATCGAAGCCTGAAAAAATTGTTTCCCTGATTCCAAGCAATACAGAAATTGCATACGGGTTAGGTCTTGATGATCAAATTATTGGAGTTTCTGATTTTGATAATTTCCCTGAAGAAGTGGCCGAGAAAGAGAAAATTGGCGGAATGGAATTTAATGTTGAGAAAATCATTTCTTTAAAGCCTGATCTGGTCCTTGCACATGCTTCAGGTGCACATACGTCTGGTGCTGGCCTCCAGCAGCTTAAGGATGCCGGAATCACTGTCCTGGTAGTCAACGACGCAACGACATTCGATGCAGTCTATGAATCGATCAGCATGATTGGTACTGCCTTAGGTGAACAGGAAAAGGCCGATACTTTGATTGCAGACATGAAGAAAAAGATTGAAGAAATCAAAACACAAGCAAAGGAAATCAAAGAAGAAGACAGAAAGTCCGTATTTGTTGAAGTATCACCAACACCGGAAATTTATGCAGCTGGCAAGAAAACCTTCATTGACGAAATGCTGCAAATCATTAATGCGGATAACACTGTAAAAGAAGAAGGTTGGCCAAAGCTGGACCCAGAGGCCATCATTAAGAGTAATCCGGATGTGATCATCACGACGCATGGATACTATACCAATGAGCCGGTGAAAAATGTGATAAGCCGGAAAGGCTGGGACAAGATCACTGCAGTAAAGGAAAACCGCGTGGTTGATGTTCATTCCGATAAGGTGACAAGAACTGGGCCGAGATTGACAGAAGGAGTAGAGGAGCTTGCCAAAGCCGTTTACCCGGATGTTTTTAAATAA
- a CDS encoding adenosylcobinamide amidohydrolase, with translation MPKPFTRMFLNNLQKITKKLAQSMAAAQEIGLNPAGCSDEPAQVKIGENHLKMKQDYIVLNSPLPLRTMSSGVVGAGTGWYSTFVNRHVDKGYDCSDHREEMIQYLKEQGLQPEDTVGMMTAVMLEDVSYKHYQAEGFSIFIVVTAGVGNAVDATKSSEYYSFDMSPGTINIWIFVSGELTEEAFIQSIMTATEAKTKALHDLEIRDKLSGSVATGTSTDSILVASTQQGQKIDYAGTITPLGRIIGRGVHECTVEAIRNSKKRVKT, from the coding sequence TTGCCAAAGCCGTTTACCCGGATGTTTTTAAATAATTTGCAGAAGATCACAAAAAAGCTGGCACAGTCAATGGCTGCTGCGCAGGAAATAGGCTTGAATCCAGCAGGCTGCTCAGATGAACCAGCACAAGTAAAAATAGGAGAAAATCATCTTAAGATGAAGCAAGATTACATTGTCTTGAATTCTCCACTCCCATTAAGAACGATGTCTTCAGGAGTTGTCGGAGCGGGAACCGGCTGGTACAGCACTTTTGTAAACCGGCATGTGGACAAAGGGTATGACTGCAGCGACCATAGGGAAGAAATGATCCAATATTTGAAGGAGCAGGGATTACAGCCTGAAGATACGGTCGGGATGATGACGGCAGTCATGCTAGAAGATGTATCCTATAAGCACTATCAGGCAGAAGGATTTTCAATCTTTATCGTTGTTACGGCAGGTGTTGGAAACGCTGTAGACGCCACGAAAAGCAGTGAGTATTATTCTTTTGATATGTCGCCTGGAACGATAAACATTTGGATATTCGTCAGCGGAGAACTGACTGAGGAAGCTTTCATTCAGAGCATCATGACAGCTACTGAAGCGAAGACAAAGGCGCTTCACGATCTGGAAATAAGGGATAAGCTATCAGGGTCAGTGGCAACAGGTACATCCACTGACAGCATCCTGGTTGCCTCAACACAGCAGGGGCAAAAAATTGACTACGCCGGCACGATTACTCCCCTGGGACGAATCATTGGCAGGGGAGTCCATGAATGTACCGTGGAAGCAATCAGGAACAGCAAGAAAAGGGTGAAGACATGA
- the cbiB gene encoding adenosylcobinamide-phosphate synthase CbiB, with amino-acid sequence MIFNHLIAVTLAVILDWYIGDPPDWPHPVKWMGTLIYKLDSRMNRGSGRKAKGMAMVAAVLLIVGGIGVLLTSFFYFLHPLAGILLEAVMISTAIAQKSLIEAGLSVYYPLADHDLKESRHKLSWIVGRDTEQLEEPEIVRAAVETVAENTSDGITAPLFCAVIGGAPLALMYRAINTCDSMVGYKNNQYLDFGWASAKLDDLVNWVPSRITSLCMVMMNRPLYITRMAAWKMVRRDAKKHPSPNSGWGEAAVAAILGVQLGGTNYYKGIVSERAAMGEALVILEKNHILAANKIVTATVPLFLAVLWLGGILVEMAISWCQSTLFI; translated from the coding sequence ATGATCTTTAATCACCTTATCGCCGTGACACTGGCGGTCATTCTTGATTGGTATATTGGTGATCCGCCTGACTGGCCGCATCCGGTGAAATGGATGGGAACGCTTATTTACAAATTAGACAGTAGAATGAATAGAGGCAGCGGCAGAAAAGCCAAAGGAATGGCAATGGTCGCTGCCGTCCTGTTAATTGTTGGAGGCATCGGTGTTCTGCTTACATCATTCTTTTACTTCCTGCATCCCTTAGCAGGAATCCTGTTGGAAGCTGTGATGATTTCGACTGCAATTGCTCAAAAAAGCCTGATAGAAGCCGGATTATCGGTCTATTATCCACTTGCAGACCATGATTTGAAAGAGTCGAGGCATAAGCTATCCTGGATTGTTGGCCGTGATACAGAGCAGCTTGAAGAACCAGAAATTGTCCGGGCTGCTGTCGAGACGGTTGCCGAAAATACGAGCGATGGCATCACAGCCCCACTATTCTGTGCCGTAATTGGCGGTGCACCGCTTGCGCTTATGTATCGGGCAATTAATACCTGTGATTCGATGGTCGGATATAAAAATAATCAATACTTGGACTTTGGCTGGGCATCGGCAAAACTTGATGATTTGGTGAACTGGGTGCCAAGCAGGATTACTTCACTTTGTATGGTCATGATGAACCGCCCGCTTTACATCACAAGAATGGCAGCCTGGAAAATGGTCAGGCGCGATGCCAAGAAGCACCCGAGCCCAAACAGCGGCTGGGGCGAGGCAGCGGTGGCAGCCATATTGGGTGTCCAGCTCGGGGGCACAAATTATTATAAAGGGATTGTTTCAGAACGCGCTGCGATGGGCGAAGCACTAGTTATATTAGAGAAAAATCATATTTTAGCAGCAAACAAAATAGTAACAGCGACTGTTCCGCTTTTTCTGGCAGTGCTGTGGCTTGGGGGGATTCTTGTTGAAATGGCCATCTCATGGTGCCAATCCACACTATTTATTTGA
- the cobD gene encoding threonine-phosphate decarboxylase CobD — translation MKWPSHGANPHYLFEAMNLPVPKEKLDFSANINPLGPPPVLKENWFRLLESVMEYPDPHGTILKSKIAKKEGLHESHVLLGNGGAEIISLIGRMLAGKRAVIVQPSFSEYEEACRVSGCHVQYHKLDEGWEWRDDNLNAKLKSADALFLCNPNNPTGVYYSRSTILYLLEECRRHQCLLILDEVFYDFLGKYESITHNIKEYPNLLIIRSMTKMFAIPGLRLGYLLADPVVISKIAAFQPHWSTNAIALKTGEWCLDSESYIKETRALIEQERTRLFHFYQKHGLLVSQSRVNFYLLKDPSLEDQHSFLQYLLHRGIIPRHTVNFPGLEGKWLRFAIKGPEANDKLMGEVEKWLDSRL, via the coding sequence TTGAAATGGCCATCTCATGGTGCCAATCCACACTATTTATTTGAAGCAATGAATCTGCCGGTTCCAAAGGAAAAGCTGGATTTCAGCGCCAACATTAATCCGCTTGGTCCGCCTCCTGTGTTAAAAGAGAATTGGTTTCGGCTTCTTGAGTCTGTTATGGAGTATCCAGATCCACATGGGACGATTTTAAAAAGTAAGATTGCAAAAAAAGAAGGATTGCACGAAAGCCATGTCCTGCTTGGGAATGGTGGTGCTGAAATCATTTCGCTGATTGGCAGGATGCTTGCTGGAAAGCGGGCGGTGATTGTCCAGCCTTCTTTTTCGGAATATGAAGAAGCTTGCAGGGTGAGTGGCTGCCATGTGCAGTATCACAAGCTAGATGAGGGATGGGAATGGAGGGATGATAATTTAAATGCAAAGCTAAAGAGCGCAGATGCTTTATTTCTTTGCAATCCCAATAATCCAACTGGAGTGTATTATTCAAGGTCCACTATCCTTTATTTGCTGGAGGAGTGCAGGAGGCATCAATGCTTGCTGATCTTAGATGAGGTGTTTTACGACTTCCTTGGAAAATACGAATCTATCACACATAACATAAAGGAATATCCTAATCTGCTCATCATCCGTTCGATGACAAAAATGTTTGCAATACCTGGATTGAGGCTTGGCTACTTGCTTGCAGATCCAGTTGTCATTAGCAAGATAGCAGCATTCCAGCCGCATTGGAGCACAAATGCGATTGCCCTGAAAACAGGTGAATGGTGTCTCGACAGTGAATCATACATAAAAGAAACGAGGGCCTTAATCGAGCAGGAAAGAACGCGGCTTTTCCATTTCTATCAGAAACATGGCCTGCTGGTGTCCCAATCCAGAGTGAATTTTTATCTGTTGAAGGATCCATCTCTTGAAGACCAGCATTCCTTCCTGCAATACCTGCTTCATAGAGGAATAATCCCAAGACATACTGTGAACTTTCCTGGGCTTGAAGGAAAATGGCTGCGATTTGCCATCAAGGGACCTGAAGCTAACGACAAATTGATGGGGGAGGTGGAAAAATGGCTGGACAGTCGTCTTTGA
- a CDS encoding bifunctional adenosylcobinamide kinase/adenosylcobinamide-phosphate guanylyltransferase yields the protein MAGQSSLIFISGGVRSGKSRFAEVLAGRMETEYSGQLHYVAAGQPGDVEMRERIMRHQQDRELSGLKWRTWEIPRNLSPLSTLLTKNDIVLLDCLTTLLNNEFFHEDGQWEKADFPKMIVTKVMNELRQVAQQARTFIVVSNEVLGEAIGDGRLVFTYAQVLGQIHQALIKEADYAYLVEAGLPILMKGEGSP from the coding sequence ATGGCTGGACAGTCGTCTTTGATTTTTATCAGCGGCGGTGTTCGCAGCGGCAAAAGCCGTTTTGCCGAGGTCCTTGCAGGAAGAATGGAAACCGAATATTCCGGACAGTTGCACTACGTCGCTGCAGGGCAGCCAGGTGATGTGGAAATGAGAGAGAGAATCATGCGGCATCAACAGGACCGTGAACTCAGCGGGCTGAAATGGAGAACATGGGAAATCCCAAGAAATCTATCTCCGCTTTCAACACTTCTGACTAAAAATGATATTGTCCTGCTGGATTGTCTAACCACGCTGTTGAATAATGAATTTTTTCATGAAGATGGGCAGTGGGAAAAAGCTGACTTCCCGAAAATGATTGTTACAAAGGTCATGAATGAACTGAGGCAAGTGGCCCAACAGGCAAGGACATTTATCGTTGTCAGTAATGAGGTCTTAGGGGAAGCAATAGGCGATGGTCGGCTTGTCTTCACTTATGCTCAGGTCCTTGGCCAAATCCACCAAGCTCTTATAAAAGAGGCGGATTATGCATATTTAGTTGAAGCTGGGCTGCCGATTTTAATGAAGGGAGAGGGTTCTCCATGA
- a CDS encoding cobyric acid synthase: MKGIMVLGTASDVGKSLIATAICRAYAKEGVRVAPFKSQNMSNNSYVTFDGKEIGRAQGIQAEAARTEATVWMNPILLKPRSDQDAEVILFGEVANTLSGKAYRETFYERGLEAISFAFEKLDEEYEMIVMEGAGSPVEINLKDRELVNMKVAEIADVPAVLVADIDRGGVFASIIGTLELMSPEEKARVKGLIINKFRGDRSLFEDGIKWLESRTGIPVLGVLPFLEYHMIDGEDSLSIPSRKHSSGLDIAVIKPPYISNYTDLEPFYLEEGVSVRWVDSLEEIGVPDAVILPGTKSTIKDLQNFKRAGIDNWLRDYADSGGFIVGICGGYQMLGEKLIDPFGSDTGAVFFVEDGLGIIPAETTFSRVKTTSRAEGVIHPLIGTALSAAGYEIHLGETEMTSAHQPLLLLEEGRAEGFYGSDGRVIGTYLHHLFHNDEWRNHWLNSIRSAKGLPVRDPVYISRQKEQKYDELASHLVKHLDWKKLKEISEQWRSRHEMV; the protein is encoded by the coding sequence ATGAAAGGGATTATGGTTCTGGGCACAGCATCTGATGTGGGGAAGAGCCTGATTGCCACCGCAATCTGCCGGGCCTATGCAAAAGAAGGCGTTCGAGTAGCGCCGTTCAAGTCGCAAAATATGTCCAACAACTCGTATGTCACCTTTGATGGAAAGGAGATCGGCAGAGCCCAGGGGATCCAGGCAGAAGCAGCAAGGACAGAGGCGACGGTATGGATGAACCCTATTCTCCTAAAGCCGAGGTCCGACCAGGATGCTGAAGTAATCTTATTTGGTGAAGTGGCGAATACCTTATCCGGAAAGGCATACAGAGAGACTTTTTACGAACGGGGACTTGAAGCCATTTCTTTCGCTTTTGAAAAGCTTGACGAAGAGTATGAAATGATTGTGATGGAGGGTGCAGGCAGCCCGGTGGAAATTAATTTGAAGGACCGTGAGCTTGTTAACATGAAAGTCGCGGAAATCGCCGATGTTCCCGCTGTACTGGTAGCGGATATTGACAGGGGCGGGGTTTTTGCCAGCATTATCGGCACTTTGGAGCTCATGTCCCCCGAAGAAAAAGCGAGGGTAAAAGGCTTGATTATCAATAAATTCCGCGGAGACCGATCCTTGTTTGAAGACGGAATAAAATGGCTGGAATCCAGGACAGGGATTCCTGTTCTCGGTGTTCTTCCATTTCTAGAATACCATATGATCGATGGCGAGGATTCTTTGTCGATTCCATCTCGCAAACACAGCTCAGGTCTTGATATTGCAGTGATTAAGCCGCCATATATATCAAACTATACTGATTTAGAGCCTTTTTATCTAGAAGAAGGTGTTTCGGTCCGTTGGGTCGATTCACTGGAAGAAATAGGAGTACCTGACGCCGTGATCTTGCCTGGCACAAAAAGCACTATCAAGGACCTTCAAAACTTTAAAAGAGCAGGGATTGACAACTGGCTCCGTGATTATGCAGATAGTGGCGGTTTTATCGTCGGGATTTGCGGGGGATATCAAATGCTTGGCGAGAAGCTCATTGACCCATTCGGCAGTGATACCGGTGCTGTTTTTTTCGTAGAGGATGGATTAGGTATTATACCAGCGGAGACTACTTTTTCCAGGGTAAAAACAACCTCCAGGGCAGAAGGAGTGATTCATCCCTTGATAGGAACCGCACTTTCAGCAGCAGGTTACGAAATCCATTTAGGAGAAACTGAAATGACTTCAGCACACCAGCCACTATTGTTATTAGAAGAAGGCAGAGCGGAGGGATTCTATGGGAGTGATGGCCGAGTCATTGGCACATACCTTCACCATCTATTTCACAATGATGAATGGAGAAATCACTGGCTGAATTCGATCAGAAGTGCCAAGGGACTGCCAGTGCGAGATCCGGTCTATATCAGCAGGCAAAAGGAACAGAAGTATGATGAACTGGCTAGCCATCTTGTGAAACATCTTGACTGGAAGAAGCTGAAGGAAATATCTGAACAATGGAGAAGCAGACATGAAATGGT